The window CGGAGCTTTGTTCCTTGTCTCCCATGGTATTACACCGGATATTGCTGTTGGTGACTTTGATTCCGTCAGCCCGGAAGCGCTGGAACAGATTCAAGCAGGCAGTAAACAAACAATTACCTGCGACCCGATCGACAAGGATTTGACCGACAGTGAAATGGCGCTTGACCTGGCACTAGGCACCCAGCCTGAATCCATCCTGCTGATGGGTGTAACAGGCACACGAATGGACCACACTCTGGCCGGCATCCAGATGATGACGAGAGCAATGCAGCGGCAGGTGAGCTGTTCTGTGATGGATTCACATAATTATATCACCCTTACCGGGTCGCAAGCTCTTGTTCAGGAACGCGGATTCACCTATGTCTCCCTGCTCCCCCTGACACCGGAAGTAACAGGAATCACCCTGCAGGGCTTTCAATATCCTTTGGAGAATGCCACGCTGAAACTGGGCCAATCCCTGGCTGTCAGCAACCGGCTGATCGGGGAGTCCGGCACGGTTACTATCCAAAGCGGACTGCTGCTGATCATCCAAAGCAGGGATTAATACATAGAAATTCGGAGACATCGTTGTAACCTTTGTTTCAAAACTTAAAAACCGGGAATCCCTTGCCAGTAAAGGAGTTCCCGGTTTTTTCGCGCTCATCAGACCGCAAAATATTAATTTTTTGTAACTTTTAATGATTTTTTAATAAAACGCTTCCAACCCACGCCCAGCCTGAATCTAAGACAGTTATGGAAAAATATAGGCGGCTAATAAACTGATATACTACGAAACAGAGAAAGAAGAATACATGATAGATACAAACCTGGGAGGTACTACAACATGAATAAGCAACAATGGTTCAAACAAGCGATTATCGTGGGGATAAGCACTACAATTGGCCTGAGCACTCTGATGGCTACAGGAGCCGGCACAGCACCTGTTGCTGCCGCATCTGTATCGTCCTCTACTGGACAAAGCATTGTAAACTTAGGCAAAAAATACTTGGGTGTGCGTTATCAGTTTGGCGCATCTACTTCTACTACAAGATATTTTGACTGCTCCTCTTTTACTAAATAT of the Paenibacillus pedocola genome contains:
- a CDS encoding thiamine diphosphokinase, translating into MPSKRVVIFAGGALSEDLLHQIDEDDFIIGADRGALFLVSHGITPDIAVGDFDSVSPEALEQIQAGSKQTITCDPIDKDLTDSEMALDLALGTQPESILLMGVTGTRMDHTLAGIQMMTRAMQRQVSCSVMDSHNYITLTGSQALVQERGFTYVSLLPLTPEVTGITLQGFQYPLENATLKLGQSLAVSNRLIGESGTVTIQSGLLLIIQSRD